In a genomic window of Kwoniella mangroviensis CBS 8507 chromosome 2, whole genome shotgun sequence:
- a CDS encoding DNA-binding protein, 42 kDa, with protein sequence MASEAQVDLKKTVPVEEEKKLEEKGLNNDTLTKYTTAGQALGEVLKKFIPSITAGKKVLDLCVEGDKLVNDTVAPLWNKAKNGVKVGKGSAFPTSISVNNVVSHVSPLPSDPEVVLKDGDVVKVMLGIQLDGYAVTHAETVVLSSKAEGLSADVVKAAYDAAQAAMRTIKVGNKNWDVTEVVEKVAKDYECAGVEGMLSCQHEKNVTDGKKRILLNPSPDLKRDHETITFEEGEVYGVDILVVTGSNGKAKADPSRTSIYKKADINYQLKMKTSRAVFSEIQKKAGAFPFTLRALDDEKRARMGVQEAVAHGLLKPYDIVQTAAGTLVAEFFFTIALLPAGPLLLSPQPVWYSADKLSTEKKITDESLASLITQPLRAPKKKNKSKGSGNGEAKEETKA encoded by the exons ATGGCATCTGAAGCTCAAGTCGATCTGAAAAAGACCGTAccagtggaagaggagaagaagctcGAGGAGAAGGGTTTGAACAATGATAC TCTCACCAAGTACACCACCGCTGGTCAAGCTTTGGGAGAAGTGCTGAAGAAGTTCATACCCTCCATCACTGCCGGAAAGAAAGTTCTGGACCTCTGTGTCGA AGGTGACAAGCTTGTCAACGATACTGTCGCCCCTCTTTGGAACAAGGCTAAGAATGGTGTCAAAgttggtaaag GATCCGCTTTCCCAACCTCCATCTCAGTCAACAATGTCGTATCTCACGTATCACCCTTACCTTCCGATCCCGAGGTTGTCCTCAAGGACGGAGACGTCGTAAAAGTCATGCTCGGTATTCAATTAGATGGGTATGCCGTCACTCACGCCGAGACAGTCGTCCTCTCATCAAAGGCTGAGGGTCTTTCGGCAGATGTCGTGAAAGCAGCTTACGATGCCGCTCAGGCTGCCATGCGAACGATCAAAGTTGGAAACAAGAACTGGGACGTCACCGAGGTGGTAGAGAAAGTAGCAAAGGATTATGAATGTGCAGGTGTCGAGGGAATGTTATCTTGTCAACATGAGAAAAACGTAACGGACGGGAAAAAAAGGatcctcctcaacccctCACCAGACCTCAAGAGGGATCATGAGACCATCACAttcgaggaaggtgaagttTACGGTGTGGATATTTTGGTAGTCACTGGATCGAATGGTAAG GCCAAAGCAGACCCATCCAGGACCTCGATCTACAAGAAGGCCGATATCAACTACcagctcaagatgaagactTCACGAGCTGTCTTCTCAGAGATCCAAAAGAAAGCTGGTGCTTTCCCATTCACCTTGAGAGCTCTCGATGACGAGAAGCGTGCACGAATGGGTGTCCAAGAAGCTGTTGCTCATG GTCTCCTGAAACCATACGACATCGTCCAGACTGCCGCTGGTACTCTCGTCGCcgaattcttcttcacca TCGCCCTTCTCCCTGCCGGTCCATTGCTGCTCTCACCTCAACCCGTCTGGTACTCTGCTGACAAGCTTTCgaccgagaagaagatcaccgATGAGTCATTAGCCTCCTTGAtcactcaacctcttcgagcacccaagaagaagaacaagagcAAGGGTAGTGGTAATGGAGAAGCCAAGGAAGAGACCAAAGC